From one Sardina pilchardus chromosome 6, fSarPil1.1, whole genome shotgun sequence genomic stretch:
- the erfl3 gene encoding ETS domain-containing transcription factor ERF isoform X3, which translates to MNYDKLSRALRYYYNKRILHKTKGKRFTYKFNFNKLVLVNYPFIDMGSAGVPQSAPPVPSGGGSTHTHSHSHTHFRFPPSSSLSSSSAAATACDLASPAEADGGRSPGGFGTLGRRLACSSAPDCSDGASANSEVDSEGVLGAHPHPRLSHDALLRSAYGAGHHGQHGSSAGHSSRGRPPPPSSSSEPLSPFRVSPLPAGLLPPPPPLSPSPLSLTPGAPPLTYSPSPSPLLSSSHFSFSAEDLQRLLQAQAQSVYNYHLSPRAFLHYPHHLLLPHLGATAAHLPHTHTHTHQQRSHHSHSAHAPPLAHTHPHTHPHPHTLSHALQQLGEDYTHSSAGGTHTSSHNNTHSSSSAPYKFKLQPPPLGRKMREGGRQGSLSSSSTSGLGSSLGSSLGSSLSFGSDLSSASGSGLISQSSSTGSLNSAGLPKIKVEPISDIESEEEVQVTDESDEEADEDEDFKPFSSSSHHHHLHHHQQHQHHHHHHHHPHHHHRPHLARPPHRHANGSGSGGHDEDPDEEEDVFKAPAPPLPPHTHTHTHTHTHTHTPPLPPLKSEPLDPPVTPVTPVTPPPQGQCIPLKLRFKRRWTEEQRMECSSSSSSSSQTHTHTLTPHTHLTHTHILTQDDRKVARDREREREEDDKKPPGPGAREREREREEEEEGEDLGGQRGLNPPSALSVGKGTTDLHRATAQLSLENRDY; encoded by the exons gtgttCCCCAGAGTGCTCCCCCGGTGCCCAGcggcggtggttccacacacacacactcacactcacacacacacttccgctTCCCCCCGTCGTCgtcgttgtcgtcgtcgtcggcgGCGGCGACCGCGTGTGACCTGGCGTCCCCGGCCGAGGCGGATGGTGGGCGGAGCCCCGGGGGGTTCGGAACTCTGGGGCGTCGCCTGGCGTGTAGCTCCGCCCCCGACTGCAGCGACGGGGCGTCGGCCAACTCTGAGGTGGACTCTGAGGGGGTCCTGGGTGCGCACCCCCACCCGCGGCTATCCCACGATGCCCTGCTGCGCTCGGCCTACGGCGCCGGACATCACGGACAACACGGCTCATCGGCGGGTCACTCCTCGCGCGGCCGGCCCCCTCCTCCGTCGTCGTCGTCCGAGCCGCTCTCTCCATTCCGAGTGTCTCCGCTGCCCGCGGGACTcctcccccccccgccccccctctccccctcccccctgtcaCTCACGCCTGGAGCTCCGCCCCTCACCTATAGCCCCTCCCCCTCGCCCCTGCTGAGCTCCTCCCACTTCTCGTTCAGTGCGGAGGATCTGCAGCGCCTCCTGCAGGCTCAAGCGCAGAGCGTGTACAACTACCACCTGAGCCCCCGCGCCTTCCTCCACTACCCCCACCACCTGCTCTTACCCCACCTGGGGGCAACCGCCGCCcacctgccccacacacacacacacacacaccagcagcgctcacaccactcccactccGCTCACGCCCCcccgctcgcacacacacacccacacacacacccacacccacacacactctcccacgcGCTGCAGCAGCTGGGGGaggactacacacactcctcggcGGGCGGGACACACACCTCGtcccacaacaacacacactcctcctcgtcCGCCCCGTACAAGTTCAAGCTGCAGCCTCCGCCGCTGGGCCGCAAGATGCGCGAGGGCGGCCGTCAGGGGTCACTCTCGTCCAGCTCCACCTCCGGCCTGGGGTCGTCGCTAGGGTCGTCGCTAGGGTCGTCTCTGTCCTTCGGCAGCGACCTCAGCTCGGCCTCCGGATCCGGACTCATCTCCCAGTCCTCCTCCACGGGCTCCCTGAACAGCGCCGGGCTGCCCAAGATCAAG GTGGAGCCGATCTCAGACATCGagtcggaggaggaggtgcaggtgaCGGACGAGAGCGACGAGGAGGCCGACGAGGACGAAGACTTCAagcccttctcctcttcctcacaccaccaccaccttcatcaccaccagcagcaccagcatcaccatcatcatcatcatcatcctcatcatcatcatcgtcctcACCTCGCACGCCCGCCCCATCGCCATGCCaacggcagcggcagcggtggCCACGACGAGGACcctgacgaggaggaggacgtcTTCAAAGCCCCCGCGCCCCCGctcccgccccacacacacacacacacacacacacacacacacacacacacgccccccctCCCGCCGCTGAAGAGCGAGCCGCTTGACCCCCCCGTGACCCCCGTGACCCCTGTGACCCCCCCGCCGCAGGGCCAGTGCATCCCGCTCAAGCTGCGCTTCAAACGGCGCTGGACGGAGGAGCAGAGGATggagtgcagcagcagcagcagcagcagcagccagacacacacacacacactcacacctcacacacacctcacacacacacacatactcactcaggACGACAGGAAGGTAgcgagggatagggagagggagagggaggaggacgaCAAGAAGCCCCCCGGCcctggagcgagggagagagagagagagagggaggaggaggaggagggggaggaccTGGGGGGGCAGCGTGGGCTCAATCCCCCCTCAGCCCTCAGCGTCGGCAAGGGAACCACGGACCTGCACCGGGCTACCGCACAACTCTCTCTGGAGAACAGggactactga